One region of Salvelinus sp. IW2-2015 linkage group LG1, ASM291031v2, whole genome shotgun sequence genomic DNA includes:
- the LOC111982138 gene encoding arf-GAP with dual PH domain-containing protein 2 has protein sequence MERNKKILLDMVKQPSNDHCADCGAPEPDWASYKLGVFVCVNCSGTHRDLPTISRIKSIGLDFWDDSLVEFMKTRGNAAANAFYEKCVPPFYYRPQEKDCVVLKDQWIRAKYERREFTGENNSLQQVYSSGLYERILWKKGKDNKQFXKRRFLLSETDFTLRYFTKEDSKKPKAVISMKDXNALFQPENIGHAHGLQISYLEEERTRNLFVYHDNSQEIVSCFNAIRATRFAYLKKVDPNSRECDLVPLITRSSIKEGYMEKTGPTQWEPFKKRWFILNLTDRKGXDPIN, from the exons ATGGAGAGAAATAAGAAGATTCTGCTTGATATGGTGAAACAGCCCAGCAACGACCATTGTGCCGACTGTGGGGCCCCTG AGCCAGACTGGGCCTCATACAAActtggtgtgtttgtatgtgtgaacTGTTCTGGGACACATCGGGACTTGCCTACCATCAGCCGGATAAAGTCCATAGGCTTGGATTTCTGGGATGATTCCCTAGTAGAG TTTATGAAGACAAGGGGTAACGCTGCAGCCAATGCGTTCTATGAGAAGTGTGTTCCGCCGTTCTACTACCGGCCACAGGAGAAGGACTGTGT TGTTCTTAAAGATCAGTGGATACGTGCTAAGTATGAGAGGAGAGAATTCACAGGAGAGAATAACTCCCTTCAACAAGTTTATAGTTCAG GACTTTACGAAAGAATACTATGGAAGAAAGGCAAGGACAACAAGCAGTTCRTGAAAAGGAGATTCCTGCTCTCTGAAACGGACTTCACCTTGAGATACTTCACCAAGGAGGAT TCCAAGAAGCCCAAAGCAGTCATCTCTATGAAGGACKTCAATGCCYTGTTCCAGCCGGAAAAYATAGGCCACGCCCACGGGCTGCAAATCTCCTACCTGGAGGAAGAACGSACCAGAAACCTGTTTGTTTACCATGACAACAGCCAG GAAATTGTGTCCTGTTTCAATGCGATTCGGGCCACCCGGTTTGCTTACCTCAAGAAAGTCGACCCTAATTCCAGGGAGTGTGAT CTTGTACCTTTGATAACCAGAAGTAGCATTAAAGAAGGKTACATGGAGAAAACCGGCCCAACG CAATGGGAGCCATTCAAGAAGAGATGGTTCATCTTAAACTTAACGGACAGAAA aggccaWGACCCGATYaattga
- the tefm gene encoding transcription elongation factor, mitochondrial isoform X3: MWVARRFMSLIVRRGQYGLFYQPQGSLPKLEFRYLNCTCCWRSRIPVAGFETLNDTLSSSTTICDDKSLDAYYTSEQRDIILQLLNNAAESELAAVKLLRGRKSVNIVEYRTRNGPFKNLESVINVPLLKHKSAVIVFNSILNPPEKKEKRKVKIQLAKFIRPEVERTWLDEANSIVSIVCGVNKIAWAHMDRGMNVLEWKHEDCHNFLKGTYMASAYLDDISIVVSNLPKADFFVVEKPSISLQNTALYPVMAHMRTVEAMLFALLEPRYTQPDITAPPKVLNMMRTAVGRHFGLMVGDSRTSGAQAVQRMMTESVTQKIPRVTFPHNLLVKYRNSFQMGGRSRGEELCDAMLQAVAFYELLSESS, from the exons ATGTGGGTTGCAAGGCGATTTATGTCTTTAATCGTCCGGAGAG GGCAGTATGGCTTATTCTACCAACCCCAGGGCTCACTCCCCAAACTAGAATTCCGGTATCTCAACTGCACGTGCTGTTGGAGGAGTCGGATCCCAGTCGCAGGCTTTGAAACCCTTAATGACACCCTCTCTTCATCTACTACTATTTGCGACGACAAGTCGCTGGACGCATACTACACGTCAGAGCAGCGAGATATCATTCTGCAGCTCCTCAACAATGCGGCAGAGTCGGAGCTTGCTGCTGTCAAGCTCCTTCGTGGCCGCAAGTCTGTCAACATTGTGGAATACAGGACTAGAAATGGACCTTTTAAAAATCTCGAAAGCGTCATAAATGTGCCTCTTCTGAAACACAAAAGTGCTGTCATTGTCTTCAACTCCATCCTCAACCCTccggagaagaaggagaaaagaAAAGTAAAGATCCAGCTAGCCaagttcatcagaccagaggtggAAAGGACCTGGCTAGAT GAAGCAAATTCCATAGTGTCCATTGTGTGTGGAGTGAATAAAATAGCCTGGGCGCACATGGATCGTGGCATGAACGTGTTGGAGTGGAAACATGAGGATTGCCACAACTTTCTGAAGGGAACCTACATGGCTTCTGCCTACTTGGATGAC ATTTCCATTGTGGTATCCAATCTCCCCAAGGCTGACTTCTTCGTTGTGGAAAAGCCATCAATCTCCCTTCAGAACACTGCCCTGTACCCAGTAATGGCTCACATGCGTACAGTGGAGGCTATGCTGTTTGCCCTGCTGGAGCCCCGCTACACCCAGCCTGACATCACTGCTCCACCCAAGGTGCTCAACATGATGCGCACCGCCGTCGGCCGCCATTTTGGCCTCATGGTGGGTGACTCCCGCACTAGCGGGGCCCAGGCGGTGCAACGGATGATGACGGAGTCAGTGACTCAGAAGATTCCGAGGGTGACATTCCCTCACAACCTGTTGGTGAAATACAGGAACTCCTTCCAGATGGGCGGGCGGAGTCGGGGGGAGGAGCTGTGTGACGCCATGTTGCAGGCTGTGGCGTTTTACGAGCTACTCAGTGAATCGAGTTAA
- the tefm gene encoding transcription elongation factor, mitochondrial isoform X2: protein MNVSLTTFIPKNVCPHSGSLWTNIKNKLRGQYGLFYQPQGSLPKLEFRYLNCTCCWRSRIPVAGFETLNDTLSSSTTICDDKSLDAYYTSEQRDIILQLLNNAAESELAAVKLLRGRKSVNIVEYRTRNGPFKNLESVINVPLLKHKSAVIVFNSILNPPEKKEKRKVKIQLAKFIRPEVERTWLDEANSIVSIVCGVNKIAWAHMDRGMNVLEWKHEDCHNFLKGTYMASAYLDDADFFVVEKPSISLQNTALYPVMAHMRTVEAMLFALLEPRYTQPDITAPPKVLNMMRTAVGRHFGLMVGDSRTSGAQAVQRMMTESVTQKIPRVTFPHNLLVKYRNSFQMGGRSRGEELCDAMLQAVAFYELLSESS, encoded by the exons ATGAATGTTTCACTCACCACATTTATTCCGAAAAATGTatgtcctcactctggtagcctatggacaaacattaagaataaactacgtg GGCAGTATGGCTTATTCTACCAACCCCAGGGCTCACTCCCCAAACTAGAATTCCGGTATCTCAACTGCACGTGCTGTTGGAGGAGTCGGATCCCAGTCGCAGGCTTTGAAACCCTTAATGACACCCTCTCTTCATCTACTACTATTTGCGACGACAAGTCGCTGGACGCATACTACACGTCAGAGCAGCGAGATATCATTCTGCAGCTCCTCAACAATGCGGCAGAGTCGGAGCTTGCTGCTGTCAAGCTCCTTCGTGGCCGCAAGTCTGTCAACATTGTGGAATACAGGACTAGAAATGGACCTTTTAAAAATCTCGAAAGCGTCATAAATGTGCCTCTTCTGAAACACAAAAGTGCTGTCATTGTCTTCAACTCCATCCTCAACCCTccggagaagaaggagaaaagaAAAGTAAAGATCCAGCTAGCCaagttcatcagaccagaggtggAAAGGACCTGGCTAGAT GAAGCAAATTCCATAGTGTCCATTGTGTGTGGAGTGAATAAAATAGCCTGGGCGCACATGGATCGTGGCATGAACGTGTTGGAGTGGAAACATGAGGATTGCCACAACTTTCTGAAGGGAACCTACATGGCTTCTGCCTACTTGGATGAC GCTGACTTCTTCGTTGTGGAAAAGCCATCAATCTCCCTTCAGAACACTGCCCTGTACCCAGTAATGGCTCACATGCGTACAGTGGAGGCTATGCTGTTTGCCCTGCTGGAGCCCCGCTACACCCAGCCTGACATCACTGCTCCACCCAAGGTGCTCAACATGATGCGCACCGCCGTCGGCCGCCATTTTGGCCTCATGGTGGGTGACTCCCGCACTAGCGGGGCCCAGGCGGTGCAACGGATGATGACGGAGTCAGTGACTCAGAAGATTCCGAGGGTGACATTCCCTCACAACCTGTTGGTGAAATACAGGAACTCCTTCCAGATGGGCGGGCGGAGTCGGGGGGAGGAGCTGTGTGACGCCATGTTGCAGGCTGTGGCGTTTTACGAGCTACTCAGTGAATCGAGTTAA
- the tefm gene encoding transcription elongation factor, mitochondrial isoform X1, translating to MNVSLTTFIPKNVCPHSGSLWTNIKNKLRGQYGLFYQPQGSLPKLEFRYLNCTCCWRSRIPVAGFETLNDTLSSSTTICDDKSLDAYYTSEQRDIILQLLNNAAESELAAVKLLRGRKSVNIVEYRTRNGPFKNLESVINVPLLKHKSAVIVFNSILNPPEKKEKRKVKIQLAKFIRPEVERTWLDEANSIVSIVCGVNKIAWAHMDRGMNVLEWKHEDCHNFLKGTYMASAYLDDISIVVSNLPKADFFVVEKPSISLQNTALYPVMAHMRTVEAMLFALLEPRYTQPDITAPPKVLNMMRTAVGRHFGLMVGDSRTSGAQAVQRMMTESVTQKIPRVTFPHNLLVKYRNSFQMGGRSRGEELCDAMLQAVAFYELLSESS from the exons ATGAATGTTTCACTCACCACATTTATTCCGAAAAATGTatgtcctcactctggtagcctatggacaaacattaagaataaactacgtg GGCAGTATGGCTTATTCTACCAACCCCAGGGCTCACTCCCCAAACTAGAATTCCGGTATCTCAACTGCACGTGCTGTTGGAGGAGTCGGATCCCAGTCGCAGGCTTTGAAACCCTTAATGACACCCTCTCTTCATCTACTACTATTTGCGACGACAAGTCGCTGGACGCATACTACACGTCAGAGCAGCGAGATATCATTCTGCAGCTCCTCAACAATGCGGCAGAGTCGGAGCTTGCTGCTGTCAAGCTCCTTCGTGGCCGCAAGTCTGTCAACATTGTGGAATACAGGACTAGAAATGGACCTTTTAAAAATCTCGAAAGCGTCATAAATGTGCCTCTTCTGAAACACAAAAGTGCTGTCATTGTCTTCAACTCCATCCTCAACCCTccggagaagaaggagaaaagaAAAGTAAAGATCCAGCTAGCCaagttcatcagaccagaggtggAAAGGACCTGGCTAGAT GAAGCAAATTCCATAGTGTCCATTGTGTGTGGAGTGAATAAAATAGCCTGGGCGCACATGGATCGTGGCATGAACGTGTTGGAGTGGAAACATGAGGATTGCCACAACTTTCTGAAGGGAACCTACATGGCTTCTGCCTACTTGGATGAC ATTTCCATTGTGGTATCCAATCTCCCCAAGGCTGACTTCTTCGTTGTGGAAAAGCCATCAATCTCCCTTCAGAACACTGCCCTGTACCCAGTAATGGCTCACATGCGTACAGTGGAGGCTATGCTGTTTGCCCTGCTGGAGCCCCGCTACACCCAGCCTGACATCACTGCTCCACCCAAGGTGCTCAACATGATGCGCACCGCCGTCGGCCGCCATTTTGGCCTCATGGTGGGTGACTCCCGCACTAGCGGGGCCCAGGCGGTGCAACGGATGATGACGGAGTCAGTGACTCAGAAGATTCCGAGGGTGACATTCCCTCACAACCTGTTGGTGAAATACAGGAACTCCTTCCAGATGGGCGGGCGGAGTCGGGGGGAGGAGCTGTGTGACGCCATGTTGCAGGCTGTGGCGTTTTACGAGCTACTCAGTGAATCGAGTTAA
- the LOC111982341 gene encoding LOW QUALITY PROTEIN: ATPase family AAA domain-containing protein 5 (The sequence of the model RefSeq protein was modified relative to this genomic sequence to represent the inferred CDS: inserted 1 base in 1 codon) — MWLSPYLAIEKKAGCSKSNDITKYFSITPQPLGRKSLISEQAKEKPKMVPCHIGGSSDEVPLSVSRSTSRLHRFKQNRYPEARTSLIKDSSCSDPPNNVKMISESNCSSADTAFRGRAVMGSVDLAQVTGRCHGAGVGLGSGQSEIAXTLTIQAAVQSASGTTRVSDEKVATIFTRKRDTNKANSPQHSERWILNWCSRSTLKHNQTERKGSITSGWRDKLSGSARKGTLEEVKLSNPLFPVRRVFTMLLKKYKHKILESESPETEIGSTSPSSVGKRKHQNEKEDPETVRKRQRSSPGLEETSLTGYSPSLEDQVRGSLIPSSRGQPRRSRLSRTQRLRRQQQESQGLGIGHELIPNPPNQAESPQKVYPAQPQQCLRTVHNIEDLLWTEKYRPQHSSEVIGNSVSVKKLHSWLKKWKRRADCEERRKERDRKLEENANSNDSWDCGDFQGEARVEEDGEEDLCSTMLITGPPGVGKTASVYACAQELGFKVFEVNASSQRSGRHILTQLKEATQSHLVEIQGSTTFKPSHLSSYNNTSTKSDTVAGKVASPRKVYSSYRKGPQPPRSSHHKRGGSAASMMLANFFKKKSKPEITNLDGPSLSTKQDEHLPNIFVSLKTVKKADIINPPLVSQLSPDIEEPPTGSRSKRMSTSLILFEEVDVVFDDDVGFLTAIKTFMTTTKRPVILTTSDPSFKAKFDGDFEAILFKTPSVVNVCSYLQLLCLAENVRMDAGDITSLVSLNQIDIRRSLLQLQLWACSGGGQASQRATPLKDPAGGVHGTLDVAAVEDIAVGENTSPRHPPYDVGCTQSMLGLLNSGPSHDLQTTLKCQSXAKPDIIKLMEILTESWRRGVALLYLNLELLLPLPVRTHPSPLLTPKKVTCPRLQSEPTPPDIHHPQILDQTSPVKVSFGSRLRRKKCVPTSDSRSAHXMLVKPYRASLSLRRAHPSVSTITETINDKLQTEKAADGLVYHCLDAITDFXDLMSFIDTXLPSESXHKAGPCRPGXFLWTGXEVKDGLLDEMRMGAVGGCVRGXLEIQAAVEGLGFHRCLARVSEGWAGSQRLEGEQRGRVMEKLTLPLAPPRQSFNVSQTTSCDPSVVERRCDIIRTVLSSRAFCTLGNKQAVALDYLPVLRTMCQSERTQQGQGSIHLGLPKATVRLLADDFP, encoded by the exons ATGTGGTTATCGCCCTACTTGGCCATTGAGAAGAAGGCTGGGTGCTCAAAATCCAACGACATCACAAAGTACTTCAGTATAACCCCACAACCTCTTGGGAGGAAGAGCCTAATTTCTGAGCAGGCGAAAGAGAAACCTAAGATGGTGCCTTGTCATATTGGGGGGTCGTCTGATGAGgtgcctctctctgtgtcacggtCAACCAGTAGGCTGCACAGATTCAAGCAGAACAGATACCCCGAAGCAAGAACAAGCCTCATCAAGGATAGCTCCTGCTCAgaccctcctaataatgttaaAATGATTTCAGAGTCAAACTGCTCCAGTGCTGACACGGCATTCAGGGGCAGGGCAGTGATGGGGTCAGTGGACCTGGCTCAAGTCACTGGCCGATGCCATGGAGCAGGAGTTGGACTCGGATCTGGTCAGAGTGAAATAGCATYTACCCTCACAATTCAAGCAGCGGTGCAGTCTGCCTCCGGGACAACCAGGGTCTCAGATGAGAAAGTGGCAACCATTTTCACCAGGAAACGGGACACTAATAAGGCCAATAGTCCCCAACACTCAGAGAGATGGATTTTGAATTGGTGTTCCAGGTCAACACTTAAACACAACCAGACTGAGAGGAAGGGGTCAATTACTTCTGGTTGGAGAGATAAGTTGTCAGGGTCTGCCCGCAAGGGGACTCTTGAAGAGGTCAAATTgtctaacccactgttcccagtgaGAAGAGTCTTCACTATGCTGCTGAAGAAATACAAACATAAAATTCTGGAGTCGGAAAGTCCCG agacagagataggCTCTACATCTCCTAGCTCTGTAGGAAAGAGGAAACATCAGAATGAGAAGGAGGACCCTGAAACCGTACGCAAGCGCCAAAGGTCTAGCCCGGGGTTAGAGGAGACCAGCTTGACTGGGTATAGTCCCTCTTTAGAAGACCAAGTCAGGGGGTCTCTTATCCCCTCTTCCAGGGGTCAGCCTAGAAGAAGCAGGCTGAGCCGAACACAAAGACTCAGGCGGCAACAGCAGGAAAGTCAAGGTCTGGGGATAGGTCATGAACTGATCCCTAACCCACCAAACCAAGCAGAATCTCCTCAGAAGGTTTATCCTGCCCAACCACAGCAATGCCTTAGGACAG TTCACAACATTGAGGATTTGCTGTGGACAGAGAAGTACCGCCCTCAGCACTCCAGTGAGGTAATAGGCAACTCTGTCTCTGTAAAGAAGCTACACAG TTGGTTAAAGAAATGGAAACGGAGAGCTGActgtgaagagaggagaaaagagcgAGACAGGAAACTAGAGGAGAACGCCAACAgcaatg ACTCGTGGGACTGTGGTGACTTCCAGGGAGAGGCTAGagtggaggaggatggggaggaagATCTGTGTAGCACCATGCTGATCACAGGACCTCCAGGGGTGGGCAAGACTGCCTCAGTATACGCCTGCGCTCAAGAGCTAGGCTTCAAG GTGTTCGAAGTGAACGCCTCCTCCCAGCGCAGTGGTCGCCACATCCTGACTCAACTGAAGGAGGCCACCCAATCTCACCTGGTGGAGATCCAGGGAAGCACCACCTTCAAACCATCTCATCTCAGTAGCTACAACAACACTTCAACTAAATCTGACACAGTAGCTG GTAAAGTGGCCTCTCCCAGAAAGGTTTACTCATCCTATAGGAAGGGGCCTCAGCCCCCTCGTAGCTCCCACCATAAGAGAGGTGGCAGTGCAGCCTCCATGATGCTGGCTAACTTCTTCAAGAAGAAGAGTAAACCAGAGATCACAAACTTAGATGGCCCTTCGTTATCTACAAAACAGGATGAGCACCTACCAAACA TTTTTGTCTCTCTCAAGACCGTGAAGAAGGCAGATATTATTAACCCTCCGTTAGTCAGTCAACTGTCACCAGACATTGAAGAGCCACCAACAGGTAGCCGGAGTAAAAGGATGTCCACATCACTCATTCTATTTGAAGAG GTTGACGTCGTATTCGATGATGATGTGGGATTCCTCACAGCAATCAAGACCTTCATGACGACAACCAAGAGACCTGTGATACTGACcactagtg ATCCCTCCTTCAAAGCAAAGTTTGACGGCGACTTTGAAGCGATCCTTTTTAAAACCCCTTCAGTA GTGAATGTTTGCAGTTATCTGCAGCTGCTGTGTCTGGCTGAGAACGTCAGGATGGATGCTGGGGACATCACCTCTCTGGTGAGCCTAAACCAGATAGACATTAGACGTAGCCTACTGCAGCTGCAGCTCTGGGCCTGCAGTGGAGGAGGACAAGCATCTCAGAGGGCAACCCCACTGAAGGACCCTGCAGGTGGTGTGCATGGAA CTCTGGATGTTGCTGCAGTGGAAGACATTGCAGTGGGTGAAAATACTTCTCCCCGCCATCCTCCCTATGACGTGGGCTGCACTCAGAGCATGCTGGGGCTCCTGAACTCTGGCCCCAGCCATGACCTGCAGACCACTCTAAAG TGCCAGTCCTGMGCTAAACCAGACATCATCAAGCTGATGGAGATCCTTACtgagagctggaggagaggtgtAGCTTTGCTCTACTTGAACCTGGAGCTCCTCCTTCCCCTACCAGTCAGGACCCATCCCagtcctctcctcaccccaaagAAAGTGACTTGCCCTAGGCTTCAGAGTGAGCCAACACCCCCTGACATCCACCACCCTCAGATCCTGGATCAGACCAGTCCAGTTAAGGTGTCCTTCGGCTCCAGGCTGAGGAGAAAGAAATGTGTGCCTACATCTGATTCCAGATCAGCTCACAMCATGTTAGTAAAGCCTTACAGAGCCTCACTGTCTCTGAGGAGGGCTCATCCAAGTGTATCAACTATTACTGAGACTATTAATGACAAACTTCAAACTGAGAAGGCGGCAGATGGCTTGGTGTACCACTGCTTAGATGCAATAACTGACTTTATSGACCTCATGTCCTTCATTGATACCRCRCTACCGAGTGAGTCTRCACATAAGGCTGGCCCATGCAGACCAGGGMCTTTTCTCTGGACAGGGYCGGAGGTTAAGGATGGACTGCTAGATGAGATGAGGATGGGGGCTGTAGGTGGTTGTGTGAGAG CATTAGAGATCCAGGCTGCAGTAGAGGGCCTGGGCTTCCACAGGTGCCTGGCCAGGGTGTCTGAGGGGTGGGCTGGATCCCAGAGGCTGGAGGGGGAGCAGAGGGGGAGGGTGATGGAGAAACTCACCCTCCCTCTCGCCCCACCCAGACAAAGTTTCAATGTCAGTCAGACCACTTCCTGTGATCCTAG TGTGGTCGAAAGGAGATGTGACATCATCAGAACCGTCCTCTCAAGCAGAGCCTTCTGCACCTTGGGAAACAAGCAGGCTGTTGCCTTGGACTACCTACCTGTCCTCCGCACCATGTGCCAATCAGAGAGAACTCAGCAGGGCCAAGGCAG TATTCACCTGGGCCTCCCTAAGGCTACTGTGAGACTCCTTGCAGATGATTTCCCATGA